A region of the Salvia splendens isolate huo1 chromosome 11, SspV2, whole genome shotgun sequence genome:
AAATTTAATCACAGAATGGTGTATGTTGTGACAGATCAAGTCAACTTCGATGCCTTAAGCTTGTAGAGTATCTAAGTACTTATGGAGGAGGAAGTACTCCTTTGACTTTGCATATAACAAAATTGCAACAATTGGAAGAGTTGCACCTTTTCATGAAGCCATGGGTCGATCCCCAAGATTTTGAAACCATTGGCATTGCTTGCCCACTGTTGAAATCATTTACCTATCACAACTGTGAAACCAAGGGTCCGGATTTTACAGAGTATGCTGCCGCAATTGGGAAAACCATGCCTAATCTGCACCATCTCCGGCTTTGTCAATATATGACTGGAAATAAGGTACTAGAACCCATTCTCGATGGCTGCCCCAACCTCAAATCACTTGATCTTCGGCGATGTTCTGGTTTTGACCTTAGAGATTCGGGAAAAAGATGTTGGGAAAATGATCTGTGGCTCTATTCCGACTCTATCAGTTTCGTGGATTGGGTTAAGAAATGGCAGGATAACTATGATTCTGATGCTCCATATCCTCCTGGTGTTACGGATGCTGGTGCTTTTTGTGATGTTTTTTATTGGAATTACTTTTATTGtgctttttataaaaaatttgttGCTATATATTGAAATTTACATGCTATGAATCAATGATTATTGCTATTATTGTGTAGACTATCaactatatataattatattctcAAAATCTTGATGTTATGTTTTATGctttgaatgtttaattttgGTTATTACTACAAAATTGGACGAATTTCATCCCTAGTAAGACATGTCTCAAAACAATGTTGAGCCCTGTTTCATTCTAGGAACATTATTAGTTAAATTGAAACTCATCTTATCTATGACACCAAAAGAGCATTTCACATCTAAAAAAAAGAGGTGAAATCATTCATCCTCTACTATAAAGTGATTTTAAAATCATATATTCgatttcactttttttaattatattactcctattaCTAGTAATAAAAAACATTAATACGAGTATCTCCAATGGCAGCGAGCgggccggctagccgattccaggcgctggccggtccgctcgccgaaccattgcggcCGGCGAGCGGGGAATCGGCGgaaaaagaatttaattttCGTACTGGAGCGAATACCCATTTGCGTACTGGAGCGAAA
Encoded here:
- the LOC121753758 gene encoding putative F-box/LRR-repeat protein 9 — encoded protein: MKSSRIPAQWSELPQDLTANILQRLQPEEILMSAQFVCTSWWRTSKDPSMWRVIHLDIRRRHFWNICRCGFDRLCRCYNCCCPVHARDNISRCRVNLYDTICSCAVIQFENMSRCAVDRSQGQLLHLTLAGSHLDALLNYVAHRSSQLRCLKLVEYLSTYGGGSTPLTLHITKLQQLEELHLFMKPWVDPQDFETIGIACPLLKSFTYHNCETKGPDFTEYAAAIGKTMPNLHHLRLCQYMTGNKVLEPILDGCPNLKSLDLRRCSGFDLRDSGKRCWENDLWLYSDSISFVDWVKKWQDNYDSDAPYPPGVTDAGAFCDVFYWNYFYCAFYKKFVAIY